A window from Anaeromyxobacter sp. encodes these proteins:
- a CDS encoding ribonuclease H-like domain-containing protein — translation MIRSTFRLTPGVGAWLESRLWDAGVRTWDDLAAAPDATLPLPPRTAARVREAVGRARALLEAGDADGLARLLPRSERWRLYPAFAADACFLDIETDGGDEVTAIGLLDRDGPRVLVSGRDLDEFPRQAARWKLLVTFNGLCFDVPVLQRFFPGWRGTLAHLDLCHLWRRLGHAGGLKLLEHEEGLRRPPGIEGLGGLDAVRLWSAWRRGDAAALRLLVEYNLYDAVHLRTLADLGYNRLVERLRLPAPPLRISEPGDFRFDVTRALQAFDAW, via the coding sequence GTGATCCGCTCCACCTTCCGCCTCACCCCCGGCGTCGGCGCCTGGCTGGAGTCGCGCCTGTGGGACGCCGGGGTGCGCACCTGGGACGACCTGGCCGCCGCGCCCGACGCCACGCTGCCCCTGCCGCCGCGCACCGCGGCGCGGGTGCGCGAGGCGGTGGGCCGGGCCCGGGCCCTGCTGGAGGCCGGCGACGCCGACGGGCTGGCGCGCCTCCTGCCCCGCTCGGAGCGCTGGCGGCTCTACCCCGCCTTCGCGGCCGACGCCTGCTTCCTCGACATCGAGACCGACGGCGGCGACGAGGTGACCGCCATCGGCCTGCTCGACCGCGACGGGCCGCGGGTGCTGGTCTCCGGCCGCGACCTCGACGAGTTCCCGAGGCAGGCGGCGCGCTGGAAGCTGCTGGTCACCTTCAACGGCCTGTGCTTCGACGTGCCGGTGCTGCAGCGCTTCTTCCCCGGGTGGCGCGGCACGCTGGCCCACCTGGACCTGTGCCACCTGTGGCGTCGGCTCGGCCACGCCGGGGGGCTGAAGCTGCTGGAGCACGAGGAGGGGCTGCGCCGGCCACCCGGCATCGAGGGGCTGGGCGGCCTGGACGCGGTGCGGCTCTGGAGCGCCTGGCGGCGCGGCGACGCCGCCGCCCTGCGCCTGCTGGTGGAGTACAACCTCTACGACGCCGTGCACCTCAGGACCCTGGCCGACCTCGGCTACAACCGGCTGGTCGAGCGGCTCCGGCTGCCGGCCCCGCCGCTGCGGATCTCCGAGCCGGGCGACTTTCGCTTCGACGTGACCAGGGCGCTGCAGGCCTTCGACGCCTGGTGA
- a CDS encoding AAA family ATPase, with translation MNLPDHLAHLQGLLDAERAEERARLDEARARLSLAEREARGLALADVEAAEEGALAGRALVGYERRGAPLDGARLGVGALVTVTLRREPRDDEPSGVVARRTRTRVSVLFDEPPPDWAVDGRVVLELTPSPVTWERLSAGVRRMGEAPEGRRWHRVLCGEPPRFEARPRGPDLPCQLNDEQRRALDLADRAEDLALVHGPPGTGKTTVLVEVIRRAVARGERVLACAPSNLAVDNLLERLLAAGLDGVRVGHPARVLPSLLEHTLSARAEAHENARIARDLMDQAFALRRVASKRRQQRGPGRFSEARSAERDARALLAEARALSARAEREVLDRAPVVLATLTGLDGSALAGRRFPLAVVDEATQAVEPACYLALLRAGRVVLAGDHLQLPPTVLSAAAQAGGLGRSLFERLVDLHGDAVKVTLLEQHRMNEAIMRFPSDALYGGLLRAHPAVAGHHLDDAPLEVVDTSGRGFEEATPEGSDSRENQGEAALCAAEVERVLALGVSPAEVAVITPYDGQVQRLRALLAARVEQGLEVDTVDGFQGREKEAVVVSLVRANEDGEVGFLADVRRMNVALTRARKKLVVVGDGATVARHPFYERFLAHAQASGAWRSAWEREAP, from the coding sequence GTGAACCTGCCCGACCACCTCGCGCACCTGCAGGGCCTGCTCGACGCCGAGCGGGCCGAGGAGCGGGCGCGGCTCGACGAGGCGCGCGCCCGGCTCTCGCTGGCCGAGCGCGAGGCCCGCGGCCTGGCGCTGGCCGACGTGGAGGCGGCCGAGGAGGGGGCGCTGGCCGGGCGGGCCCTGGTGGGCTACGAGCGGCGCGGCGCCCCGCTGGACGGGGCGCGGCTGGGCGTGGGGGCGCTGGTCACCGTGACGCTGCGGCGCGAGCCGCGCGACGACGAGCCGAGCGGCGTGGTGGCGCGGCGCACCCGGACCCGGGTCTCGGTGCTCTTCGACGAGCCCCCGCCCGACTGGGCGGTGGACGGCCGGGTGGTGCTGGAGCTGACCCCCTCGCCCGTCACCTGGGAGCGGCTCTCGGCGGGGGTGCGGCGCATGGGCGAGGCGCCGGAGGGGCGGCGCTGGCACCGGGTGCTGTGCGGCGAGCCCCCGCGCTTCGAGGCCCGTCCGCGCGGCCCCGACCTGCCCTGCCAGCTCAACGACGAGCAGCGGCGCGCCCTCGACCTGGCCGACCGCGCCGAGGACCTGGCGCTGGTGCACGGCCCGCCCGGCACCGGCAAGACCACCGTGCTGGTGGAGGTGATCCGGCGCGCCGTGGCCCGCGGCGAGCGGGTGCTGGCCTGCGCCCCGTCCAACCTGGCGGTGGACAACCTGCTGGAGCGGCTGCTGGCGGCCGGCCTGGACGGCGTGCGGGTGGGCCACCCGGCCCGCGTGCTGCCCTCCCTGCTCGAGCACACCCTCTCGGCCCGCGCCGAGGCGCACGAGAACGCCCGCATCGCCCGCGACCTGATGGACCAGGCCTTCGCGCTGCGCCGGGTGGCCTCGAAGCGCCGCCAGCAGCGCGGCCCGGGGCGCTTCAGCGAGGCCCGCTCGGCCGAGCGCGACGCCCGGGCGCTGCTGGCGGAGGCGCGCGCCCTCTCGGCGCGGGCCGAGCGCGAGGTGCTGGACCGGGCGCCGGTGGTGCTGGCCACCCTGACCGGCCTCGACGGGTCGGCGCTGGCCGGCCGGCGCTTCCCGCTGGCGGTGGTGGACGAGGCCACCCAGGCGGTGGAGCCGGCCTGCTACCTGGCGCTGCTGCGCGCCGGGCGGGTGGTGCTGGCGGGCGACCACCTGCAGCTGCCGCCCACCGTGCTGTCGGCGGCGGCGCAGGCCGGCGGCCTGGGGCGCTCGCTCTTCGAGCGGCTGGTGGACCTGCACGGCGACGCGGTGAAGGTGACGCTGCTCGAGCAGCACCGCATGAACGAGGCCATCATGCGGTTCCCCTCCGACGCGCTCTACGGCGGGCTGCTCAGGGCCCACCCGGCGGTGGCGGGCCACCACCTCGACGACGCGCCGCTCGAGGTGGTGGACACCTCCGGCCGCGGCTTCGAGGAGGCCACGCCGGAGGGCAGCGACAGCCGCGAGAACCAGGGCGAGGCGGCCCTGTGCGCCGCCGAGGTGGAGCGGGTGCTGGCGCTGGGCGTCTCGCCGGCCGAGGTGGCGGTCATCACCCCGTACGACGGGCAGGTGCAGCGGCTGCGGGCGCTGCTGGCGGCCCGGGTCGAGCAGGGGCTGGAGGTGGACACGGTGGACGGCTTCCAGGGGCGGGAGAAGGAGGCGGTGGTGGTCTCGCTGGTCCGCGCCAACGAGGACGGCGAGGTGGGCTTCCTGGCCGACGTGCGCCGCATGAACGTGGCCCTGACCAGGGCCCGCAAGAAGCTGGTGGTGGTGGGCGACGGCGCCACCGTGGCGCGCCACCCGTTCTACGAGCGGTTCCTGGCCCACGCCCAGGCCAGCGGCGCCTGGCGCAGCGCCTGGGAGCGGGAGGCCCCGTGA
- a CDS encoding response regulator, whose translation MGSSSAASALQGSRAVAGVPAGVREFADEATALRALLLELRADLPQERGPARESDRARFAEALAALGELAITTEEIEPLVASACTLVLETLDVDGVALLQETRAPAELLVRAAAGCLLETKGTVMPAGEATQAGFALASRGSTATADARAAWMGDRFLATHDLVAAALVTLPGFARPRVLLGAYAGRRRAFAPDEIRFLEAAAGSLSAALARCRAEADRKELQARLATADRMVSVGTLAAGVAHELNNPLAYVNANITFLAEQTVLLASLLPASARADEEVADVLIQLRDAARDARDGVERMRVIVRDLKSLSRADDSKVGPVELGPVLDSCINVAGNAFKHRARLVKDLRPLPAVRGNEARLGQIFLNLLINASQAVPEGAPEQHEIRITTRPQGDDHVVVEFSDTGCGIAPEVLPRIFDPFFTTKPPGVGTGLGLSIVHGIVAAMKGEIQVQSTPGRGSTFRVVLPVAGHDPADDEQDALPPATTPGRRRARILVVDDEPLVGTVLQRTLGSDHEIVCCGGARAALDRVLGGEPFDLVFSDLQMPEMTGMDLHRELARSRPDLASRMVFLTGGACTDAARDFLMEPGRECLEKPFDLPAIRAVLARRLAAPAAPATSTARP comes from the coding sequence ATGGGGTCCTCCTCCGCCGCCTCCGCCCTGCAGGGCTCGCGCGCCGTCGCCGGCGTGCCGGCCGGCGTGCGCGAGTTCGCCGACGAGGCGACCGCGCTGCGGGCGCTGCTGCTCGAGCTCAGGGCCGACCTGCCGCAGGAGCGCGGGCCGGCCCGCGAGTCGGACCGGGCCCGCTTCGCCGAGGCGCTGGCCGCCCTGGGCGAGCTGGCCATCACCACCGAGGAGATCGAGCCGCTGGTGGCGTCGGCCTGCACCCTGGTGCTGGAGACCCTCGACGTGGACGGCGTGGCGCTGCTGCAGGAGACCCGGGCGCCGGCCGAGCTGCTGGTGCGCGCCGCCGCCGGGTGCCTGCTGGAGACCAAGGGCACGGTGATGCCGGCCGGCGAGGCCACCCAGGCCGGCTTCGCCCTGGCCAGCCGCGGCTCCACCGCCACCGCCGACGCCCGGGCCGCCTGGATGGGCGACCGCTTCCTGGCCACCCACGACCTGGTGGCCGCCGCGCTGGTCACCCTGCCCGGCTTCGCCCGGCCGCGGGTGCTGCTGGGCGCTTACGCCGGCCGGCGGCGCGCCTTCGCCCCCGACGAGATCCGCTTCCTGGAGGCCGCGGCCGGCTCGCTGTCGGCCGCCCTGGCCCGCTGCCGCGCCGAGGCCGACCGCAAGGAGCTGCAGGCCCGCCTGGCCACCGCCGACCGCATGGTCTCGGTGGGCACGCTGGCGGCCGGGGTGGCGCACGAGCTCAACAACCCGCTGGCCTACGTCAACGCCAACATCACCTTCCTGGCGGAGCAGACGGTGCTGCTGGCCAGCCTGCTCCCCGCCTCGGCCCGCGCCGACGAGGAGGTGGCCGACGTCCTGATCCAGCTGCGCGACGCGGCCCGCGACGCCCGCGACGGCGTGGAGCGGATGCGGGTCATCGTGCGCGACCTGAAGTCGCTGTCGCGCGCCGACGACTCCAAGGTCGGGCCGGTGGAGCTGGGCCCGGTGCTCGACAGCTGCATCAACGTGGCCGGCAACGCCTTCAAGCACCGCGCCCGGCTGGTCAAGGACCTGCGGCCGCTGCCAGCGGTGCGCGGCAACGAGGCCCGCCTCGGGCAGATCTTCCTCAACCTGCTGATCAACGCCTCCCAGGCCGTGCCGGAGGGGGCCCCCGAGCAGCACGAGATCCGCATCACCACCAGGCCCCAGGGCGACGACCACGTGGTCGTCGAGTTCAGCGACACCGGCTGCGGCATCGCGCCGGAGGTCCTGCCGCGCATCTTCGACCCGTTCTTCACCACCAAGCCGCCGGGCGTGGGCACCGGTCTGGGGCTCTCCATCGTCCACGGGATCGTGGCCGCCATGAAGGGCGAGATCCAGGTGCAGTCCACGCCGGGGCGGGGCTCCACCTTCCGCGTGGTCCTGCCGGTGGCCGGGCACGACCCGGCCGACGACGAGCAGGACGCGCTCCCCCCGGCCACGACGCCGGGCCGGCGGCGGGCCCGCATCCTGGTGGTGGACGACGAGCCCCTGGTGGGCACGGTGCTGCAGCGCACGCTGGGCTCCGACCACGAGATCGTCTGCTGCGGCGGGGCCCGGGCCGCCCTCGACCGGGTGCTGGGCGGCGAGCCGTTCGACCTGGTCTTCTCCGACCTGCAGATGCCGGAGATGACCGGCATGGACCTGCACAGGGAGCTGGCCCGGTCGCGGCCCGACCTGGCCAGCCGAATGGTCTTCCTCACCGGCGGCGCCTGCACCGACGCGGCGCGCGACTTCCTCATGGAGCCGGGGCGGGAGTGCCTCGAGAAGCCCTTCGACCTCCCGGCCATCCGGGCCGTCCTGGCGCGCCGGCTCGCGGCGCCGGCGGCCCCGGCGACCTCGACGGCGCGGCCGTAG
- a CDS encoding Smr/MutS family protein, with amino-acid sequence MAAPADPTDPTDPTDPFDGPVSLPLDGVLDLHAFHPGDLGELLPAWIDESHAAGLRALRVVHGKGTGAVRRSVEALLARHPLVLAFRPADEAAGGWGATLVTLRG; translated from the coding sequence GTGGCAGCTCCAGCAGATCCCACCGACCCGACCGACCCCACCGATCCCTTCGACGGCCCGGTCTCCCTGCCGCTCGACGGCGTGCTCGACCTGCACGCCTTCCACCCGGGCGACCTCGGGGAGCTGCTGCCGGCCTGGATCGACGAGAGCCACGCCGCCGGCCTGCGCGCGCTCAGGGTGGTGCACGGCAAGGGCACCGGCGCCGTGCGCCGCTCGGTGGAGGCGCTGCTGGCGCGCCACCCGCTGGTGCTGGCCTTCCGCCCGGCCGACGAGGCGGCGGGCGGCTGGGGCGCCACGCTGGTGACCTTGCGGGGGTGA
- a CDS encoding phosphoesterase, with protein MTERLWLTDPDRLSFDAAVVAVRTLGDHPAVVLDRTAFYPEGGGQPADRGVLGGVAVLDVQEVDGEIRHALAGPLPAGPVRGEVDPARRRDHLQQHHGQHLLSAAFEAALGARTLSFHLGEEASTIDLDCPVGRLDAAALRAVEARANDLVFRDLPVEARDFAPDELAALPLRKEAVKGARVVVVGDAASGGVVDASPCGGTHPRRTGAVGAVAVLKASKWGAGARVEFVCGGRTVRLLATLNERVARAAEALRCASAEVAEAAARTAEDLAARRKEGERLGLALADAEAGRLAAAGGPVVCAVLAPPGAGAAAWLRGVAQGLQARGRIALLGAAEDGKAYLCFARPRGPGPSMGDALRTAVPLLGGKGGGAPDLAQGGGPEVDRLAEALEVAKSAVGER; from the coding sequence GTGACCGAACGGCTCTGGCTGACCGATCCCGACCGCCTCTCCTTCGACGCCGCCGTGGTGGCGGTGCGCACCCTGGGCGACCACCCGGCGGTGGTGCTGGACCGCACCGCCTTCTACCCCGAGGGCGGGGGCCAGCCGGCCGACCGCGGGGTCCTCGGCGGGGTGGCGGTGCTCGACGTGCAGGAGGTGGACGGCGAGATCCGGCACGCCCTGGCCGGGCCGCTGCCGGCCGGGCCGGTGCGCGGCGAGGTGGACCCGGCCCGCCGGCGCGACCACCTGCAGCAGCACCACGGCCAGCACCTGCTCTCGGCGGCCTTCGAGGCGGCGCTGGGCGCCCGCACCCTCTCGTTCCACCTGGGCGAGGAGGCCTCCACCATCGACCTCGACTGCCCGGTGGGCCGGCTGGACGCGGCCGCGCTGCGCGCCGTGGAGGCCCGGGCCAACGACCTGGTCTTCCGCGACCTGCCGGTGGAGGCGCGCGACTTCGCCCCCGACGAGCTGGCGGCGCTGCCGCTGCGCAAGGAGGCGGTCAAGGGTGCGCGGGTGGTGGTGGTGGGCGACGCCGCCAGCGGCGGGGTGGTGGACGCCTCGCCCTGCGGCGGCACCCACCCCAGGCGCACCGGCGCGGTGGGCGCGGTGGCGGTGCTGAAGGCCTCGAAGTGGGGCGCCGGCGCGCGGGTGGAGTTCGTCTGCGGCGGCCGGACGGTGCGGCTGCTGGCCACCTTGAACGAGAGGGTGGCGCGGGCGGCCGAGGCGCTGCGCTGCGCCTCCGCCGAGGTGGCGGAGGCCGCGGCGCGCACCGCCGAGGACCTGGCGGCGCGCCGCAAGGAGGGCGAGCGGCTGGGGCTGGCGCTGGCCGACGCCGAGGCCGGGCGGCTGGCCGCGGCCGGCGGGCCGGTGGTGTGCGCCGTGCTGGCGCCGCCCGGCGCCGGGGCGGCCGCCTGGCTGCGCGGCGTGGCCCAGGGGCTCCAGGCGCGCGGGCGCATCGCGCTCCTGGGCGCGGCCGAGGACGGGAAGGCCTACCTGTGCTTCGCCAGGCCCAGGGGGCCGGGGCCCTCCATGGGCGACGCCCTCAGGACCGCGGTGCCGCTGCTCGGCGGCAAGGGCGGCGGGGCGCCCGACCTGGCGCAGGGCGGCGGGCCGGAGGTGGACCGGCTGGCCGAGGCGCTCGAGGTGGCGAAGTCGGCGGTGGGCGAGCGGTAG
- a CDS encoding DUF47 domain-containing protein, with translation MLQRLMPKSDDFFSDFEAQAAAVVEGAILLKALLDDFTDVPAKCQAIKDVEHRADDITHRAFARLHTQFITPFDRSEIHRLLSRIDDVLDLADAAAERLGLYDIDVVLPEARELAAVLVEQSRKMEEAVKGLRNMKKNPQLILEACKEMNVLENQADTLTRQTMAKLFKRGNDPLTVMKWKEIIDLIEDATDRAEDVANVIEGVVLEHA, from the coding sequence ATGTTGCAGCGGCTGATGCCCAAGAGCGACGACTTCTTCTCGGACTTCGAGGCCCAGGCCGCCGCGGTGGTCGAGGGCGCCATCCTCCTCAAGGCGCTGCTCGACGACTTCACCGACGTGCCGGCCAAGTGCCAGGCCATCAAGGACGTGGAGCACCGCGCCGACGACATCACCCACCGCGCCTTCGCCCGCCTGCACACCCAGTTCATCACCCCCTTCGACCGCTCCGAGATCCACCGGCTCCTCTCGCGCATCGACGACGTGCTGGACCTGGCCGACGCCGCCGCCGAGCGGCTCGGGCTCTACGACATCGACGTGGTGCTGCCCGAGGCCCGCGAGCTGGCCGCCGTGCTGGTGGAGCAGTCGCGCAAGATGGAGGAGGCCGTGAAGGGGCTGCGCAACATGAAGAAGAACCCGCAGCTGATCCTGGAGGCCTGCAAGGAGATGAACGTGCTGGAGAACCAGGCCGACACGCTCACCCGGCAGACCATGGCCAAGCTCTTCAAGCGCGGCAACGACCCCCTCACGGTCATGAAGTGGAAGGAGATCATCGACCTGATCGAGGACGCCACCGATCGCGCCGAGGACGTGGCCAACGTCATCGAGGGCGTGGTGCTCGAGCACGCTTGA
- a CDS encoding inorganic phosphate transporter produces MLLYAVVIGLVLVALAFDFINGFHDAANSIATVVSTRVLTPLWAVAWAAFFNFISAAPVLWGVELKVANTMGKGIIHFDALKAQGSTAVLLVVFAALMGAIVWNLLTWYWGLPSSSSHALAGGMIGATLPALGPSGLVGSGILKITMFIVLSPVIGMVLGTSMMVATAWIVQGFTPAKVDKWFRKLQLVSAAIFSYSHGTNDAQKVMGIIGVVLFGTIWSGQEFHIPIWVVLSCHAAIGLGTMFGGWRIVKTMGTGLTKLQPIGGFCAETGGGVTILALAHYGIPVSTTHTITGAIVGVGATRGTRAVRWGVAGRIIWAWVFTIPAAALVAAAVYFMTHGLVLVFG; encoded by the coding sequence ATGCTCCTCTACGCCGTCGTCATCGGGCTGGTCCTCGTCGCGCTGGCCTTCGACTTCATCAACGGCTTCCACGACGCGGCCAACTCCATCGCCACGGTGGTCTCGACCCGGGTGCTCACCCCCCTGTGGGCGGTGGCCTGGGCGGCCTTCTTCAACTTCATCTCCGCGGCGCCGGTGCTGTGGGGCGTCGAGCTCAAGGTGGCCAACACCATGGGCAAGGGCATCATCCACTTCGACGCCCTGAAGGCGCAGGGCTCCACCGCCGTGCTGCTGGTGGTCTTCGCGGCGCTCATGGGCGCCATCGTCTGGAACCTGCTCACCTGGTACTGGGGGCTGCCCTCCTCCTCCTCCCACGCGCTGGCCGGCGGCATGATCGGCGCCACCCTGCCGGCCCTGGGCCCCTCCGGGCTGGTGGGCTCGGGCATCCTCAAGATCACCATGTTCATCGTGCTCTCGCCGGTGATCGGCATGGTGCTCGGCACCAGCATGATGGTGGCCACCGCCTGGATCGTGCAGGGCTTCACGCCGGCCAAGGTGGACAAGTGGTTCCGCAAGCTGCAGCTGGTCTCGGCCGCCATCTTCAGCTACAGCCACGGCACCAACGACGCCCAGAAGGTCATGGGCATCATCGGCGTGGTGCTCTTCGGCACCATCTGGAGCGGCCAGGAGTTCCACATCCCGATCTGGGTGGTGCTCTCCTGCCACGCCGCCATCGGCCTGGGCACCATGTTCGGCGGCTGGCGCATCGTGAAGACCATGGGCACCGGCCTCACCAAGCTGCAGCCCATCGGCGGCTTCTGCGCCGAGACCGGCGGCGGGGTGACCATCCTGGCCCTGGCCCACTACGGCATCCCGGTCTCCACCACCCACACCATCACCGGCGCCATCGTCGGGGTGGGCGCCACCCGGGGCACCCGGGCCGTCCGCTGGGGCGTGGCCGGGCGCATCATCTGGGCCTGGGTCTTCACCATCCCGGCGGCCGCGCTGGTGGCGGCGGCGGTCTACTTCATGACCCACGGGCTGGTGCTGGTCTTCGGCTGA
- a CDS encoding sigma-70 family RNA polymerase sigma factor, whose translation MEMAQDSDAALMLAFQRGDAAAFRALYERHARAMVAFCHRFVKDPARAEELAQDVFVKLYRSAHRYLPSARFKTFLYRVATNHCLNELRRGEYAAHQVSPGAPADEADGREAAPDLDALPSGDASPQQELEAARLAGAVTALLGRLPENQRAAFVLCRFEGLSYEEIAETLETSVSAVKSLVHRATVAAATALAPHAGAPEEVLP comes from the coding sequence CTGGAGATGGCCCAGGACTCCGACGCGGCGCTCATGCTGGCGTTCCAGCGCGGCGACGCCGCGGCGTTCCGGGCCCTCTACGAGAGGCACGCCCGCGCCATGGTCGCTTTCTGCCACCGCTTCGTGAAGGACCCCGCCCGCGCCGAGGAGCTGGCGCAGGACGTCTTCGTGAAGCTCTACCGGTCGGCCCACCGCTACCTGCCGAGCGCCCGCTTCAAGACCTTCCTCTACCGGGTGGCCACCAACCACTGCCTGAACGAGCTGCGGCGGGGCGAGTACGCGGCGCACCAGGTGTCGCCCGGCGCCCCGGCCGACGAGGCCGACGGCCGCGAGGCCGCCCCGGACCTCGACGCCTTGCCCTCCGGCGACGCCTCGCCCCAGCAGGAGCTGGAGGCGGCCCGGCTGGCCGGCGCGGTGACCGCGCTGCTCGGCCGCCTGCCCGAGAACCAGCGCGCCGCCTTCGTGCTCTGCCGCTTCGAGGGGCTGAGCTACGAGGAGATCGCCGAGACCCTGGAGACCAGCGTCTCGGCCGTGAAGTCGCTGGTCCACCGGGCCACGGTGGCGGCGGCGACCGCGCTGGCCCCGCACGCCGGTGCGCCCGAGGAGGTGCTGCCGTGA
- a CDS encoding zf-HC2 domain-containing protein codes for MSHVTDDLTALLDGALPPARRAEVEAHLAACGGCRGERDRLAGALALLGALPPPPEPSPWFNARLAARLAAEPAPAPGLLARLRGWRWRLALPATALAALAAVALLTVRAERADELALAADLELLEEYEVVASLGDVETAEDAAVVAALHELDRKESLQ; via the coding sequence GTGAGCCACGTCACCGACGACCTGACCGCGCTCCTGGACGGCGCGCTCCCCCCGGCCCGCCGGGCCGAGGTGGAGGCCCACCTGGCGGCCTGCGGCGGCTGCCGCGGCGAGCGCGACCGGCTGGCCGGGGCGCTGGCGCTGCTGGGCGCGCTGCCCCCGCCGCCCGAGCCCTCGCCCTGGTTCAACGCCCGCCTCGCGGCGCGCCTGGCCGCCGAGCCCGCCCCGGCGCCCGGCCTGCTGGCCCGGCTGCGCGGCTGGCGCTGGCGGCTCGCGCTGCCCGCCACCGCGCTGGCCGCGCTGGCGGCCGTGGCGCTGCTGACGGTGCGGGCCGAGCGGGCCGACGAGCTGGCGCTGGCCGCCGACCTCGAGCTGCTCGAGGAGTACGAGGTGGTGGCCTCGCTCGGCGACGTGGAGACCGCCGAGGACGCCGCCGTGGTGGCCGCGCTGCACGAGCTCGACCGGAAGGAGTCCCTCCAGTGA
- a CDS encoding DUF3106 domain-containing protein, translated as MLSRYQAFQRLPERERRELMERFARFRELPPEQRARVRSALKEIVQAGPRERARYLENLRRWRDMGPEERQKARETFRQRRGR; from the coding sequence GTGCTGTCGCGCTACCAGGCCTTCCAGCGGCTGCCGGAGCGCGAGCGGCGCGAGCTCATGGAGCGGTTCGCCCGCTTCCGCGAGCTGCCGCCGGAGCAGCGGGCCAGGGTGCGCAGCGCCCTCAAGGAGATCGTGCAGGCCGGGCCGCGCGAGCGGGCCCGCTACCTGGAGAACCTGCGCCGCTGGCGCGACATGGGGCCCGAGGAGCGGCAGAAGGCGCGCGAGACCTTCCGGCAGCGGCGCGGCCGGTGA
- a CDS encoding radical SAM protein, with the protein MLHLVGQDARTLAERAGISLEDARRVLGAVVGRGESVRGARNVRREVLDHLEAVCTPGVLTELERVDAADGFRRYLLGCPDGARVEAVRIPLFDTHHVACLSSQVGCGLGCAFCATGAMGLVRSLASWEMVAQLLHVRRDSTRPVTGAVFMGQGEPFANYDAVLDAAYALCDSSGARIDASRISISTAGLVPQLRRYTAEGHRFRLCVSLTAALPEKRRALMPIEAAWPLEELVDAVRDHAAARGRVTLEYVMLAGVNVGEEDAAALGRLLAGIPVRLNPIAVNDATGRFRPPTEPEWNTFRDHLARHLPGQPIVRRYSGGQDQHAACGMLASRAGAAVAPG; encoded by the coding sequence GTGCTCCACCTCGTCGGCCAGGACGCCCGGACGCTGGCCGAGCGCGCCGGGATCAGCCTCGAAGACGCCCGCCGGGTGCTCGGCGCGGTGGTGGGGCGCGGCGAGTCGGTGCGCGGGGCCCGCAACGTGCGGCGCGAGGTGCTGGACCACCTCGAGGCGGTCTGCACCCCGGGCGTCCTCACCGAGCTCGAGCGGGTGGACGCGGCCGACGGCTTCCGCCGTTACCTGCTCGGCTGCCCGGACGGCGCGCGGGTGGAGGCGGTGCGCATCCCGCTCTTCGACACCCACCACGTGGCCTGCCTCTCCTCGCAGGTGGGCTGCGGACTGGGCTGCGCCTTCTGCGCCACCGGCGCCATGGGGCTGGTCCGCTCGCTGGCCTCCTGGGAGATGGTGGCCCAGCTGCTGCACGTGCGGCGGGACTCGACGCGGCCGGTCACCGGCGCGGTCTTCATGGGGCAGGGCGAGCCCTTCGCCAACTACGACGCGGTGCTCGACGCCGCCTACGCCCTGTGCGACTCCTCCGGCGCCCGCATCGACGCCAGCCGCATCTCCATCTCCACCGCCGGGCTGGTGCCGCAGCTGCGCCGCTACACGGCCGAGGGGCACCGGTTCCGGCTGTGCGTCTCGCTCACCGCCGCCCTGCCGGAGAAGCGGCGGGCCCTCATGCCCATCGAGGCGGCCTGGCCGCTCGAGGAGCTGGTGGACGCGGTGCGGGACCACGCCGCGGCGCGCGGCCGGGTGACGCTGGAGTACGTCATGCTGGCGGGCGTGAACGTCGGCGAGGAGGACGCGGCGGCGCTGGGGCGCCTGCTGGCCGGTATCCCGGTGCGGCTCAACCCCATCGCGGTGAACGACGCCACCGGCCGCTTCCGCCCGCCCACCGAGCCGGAGTGGAACACCTTCCGCGACCACCTGGCGCGCCACCTGCCCGGCCAGCCCATCGTGCGCCGCTACTCGGGCGGCCAGGACCAGCACGCCGCCTGCGGGATGCTGGCCTCGCGGGCCGGCGCGGCGGTGGCGCCGGGCTGA